In one window of Paraflavitalea soli DNA:
- a CDS encoding rhamnogalacturonan acetylesterase — translation MKHCIALLACFIALLTQAQTNAWRFDFGTGTTAAGYTAVGPSTFYNEQTGYGFEPGSVLIATDRGGKDALRSDFITSSLPFQFSVKVPEGNYNVTVTLGDADSVTVATIRAECRRMMVQQVNTKKGKFATVSFTVHVRDSLIKGTNKKVRLKPREINYLHWDNKLTLEFNDAHPKVCAVEVTPVQDAITVFLAGNSTVVDQAEEPYAAWGQMLPSFFQPGKVAIANYAESGEALNSFISARRLEKVLSLMKGGDYLFIEFGHNDQKQKGEGIGPFTSYKRDLKFFIDEARKKGGIPVLVTSMHRRNFDSTGKVVNTLGDYPAAVRQTAAEEKVALIDLNNMSKTLYEAWGPDKSQLAFVIYPANTFPGQEKELKDNTHFNPYGAYEIARCIVQGIRDNKLGLAQYIKKEVRTFNPAHPDDIKKWHWSLSPRMNMVKPDGN, via the coding sequence ATGAAACATTGTATTGCCCTGCTTGCTTGCTTTATTGCTTTGCTGACTCAGGCTCAAACCAATGCCTGGCGTTTTGATTTTGGTACAGGGACTACCGCTGCGGGCTATACAGCTGTAGGCCCCTCCACTTTTTACAACGAACAAACCGGCTATGGTTTTGAACCGGGGTCTGTTTTGATCGCTACAGACAGGGGAGGTAAAGACGCCTTGCGCAGTGATTTTATTACCAGCAGCCTTCCCTTTCAGTTCTCGGTGAAAGTGCCGGAAGGGAATTATAATGTGACGGTAACCCTTGGTGATGCAGACAGCGTCACTGTAGCCACCATCCGGGCCGAATGCCGCCGTATGATGGTACAGCAGGTGAATACGAAGAAAGGCAAATTTGCTACTGTATCCTTTACCGTTCATGTGCGCGATTCATTGATAAAGGGTACCAATAAAAAAGTACGCCTGAAACCAAGGGAGATCAATTACCTGCACTGGGATAATAAACTGACCCTGGAGTTCAATGATGCCCACCCCAAAGTTTGTGCTGTGGAGGTCACGCCGGTGCAGGATGCCATCACGGTATTCCTGGCGGGCAACTCCACCGTAGTGGATCAGGCAGAAGAGCCTTATGCCGCCTGGGGTCAAATGCTGCCTTCCTTTTTTCAACCAGGCAAGGTGGCTATTGCCAACTATGCAGAATCGGGCGAAGCACTGAACAGTTTTATCTCTGCCCGCCGCCTGGAGAAAGTATTGAGCCTGATGAAAGGGGGTGATTACCTCTTCATCGAGTTTGGACACAATGACCAAAAGCAAAAAGGAGAAGGTATCGGTCCGTTCACATCCTATAAGCGCGATCTGAAATTCTTCATTGACGAAGCCCGTAAGAAAGGTGGTATACCTGTACTGGTTACTTCCATGCACCGCCGCAATTTCGACAGCACCGGCAAAGTGGTCAATACCCTGGGTGATTATCCTGCTGCCGTACGGCAAACAGCTGCAGAAGAGAAAGTAGCGCTCATTGACCTCAACAATATGAGCAAGACCCTATATGAAGCCTGGGGACCCGATAAAAGTCAGCTGGCTTTCGTGATCTATCCTGCCAATACATTTCCCGGTCAGGAGAAAGAGCTAAAAGACAATACCCATTTTAATCCTTATGGCGCTTATGAAATAGCCCGCTGTATAGTACAGGGCATCCGGGATAATAAGCTGGGCCTGGCGCAGTACATTAAAAAAGAGGTGCGCACTTTTAATCCGGCCCATCCTGATGACATTAAAAAGTGGCATTGGTCGCTGAGCCCACGTATGAATATGGTAAAACCCGATGGGAATTGA
- a CDS encoding RagB/SusD family nutrient uptake outer membrane protein produces MKNICYLFAAIILLASCEKKLEQLPISASPADAFYSSQNDFLQATNATYNSLRGYPDRQLNLSETRSDNLYAVSDGGVRDWEGINSFHKTIAANPYVTEAWNVNFNGIFRANILLDQLKKNGTVIPDASLRTRLEAEAKFLRAFFYFDLVRWFGKVPVIDHPVSPEEALQIPRAAVGDVYNLIMADLQFAGTNLPEVYPAADKGRATRYAAKTLLALVYMTRSGISYGIEGPGLGVNEWDKAAQLLEEVISSNKYSFLPKYTDIFSFTNENNAEVVFDVQYITGANPVLGSTFAWVLVPDTWFQSQGKATQGGLTIRPVSNDLLNSYEVGDTRKAFSIQSGYTYNGVTETRSFFKKYVDLTKVPSNRVDWPINFIVYRFTDVLFMKAECILHGAPGTQSFVDSVVNQVRGRASLSATATNVTLAQLMGERRREFAAEGSRWHDLVRSGLIETIIPAWISAEDVQHTMQPFQKDYIIYPVPQSELDTKPGLYLQNKGY; encoded by the coding sequence ATGAAAAATATTTGTTACCTCTTCGCGGCGATCATCCTGCTTGCTTCCTGCGAAAAGAAACTGGAACAATTGCCCATCTCTGCATCACCTGCTGATGCATTTTATTCCTCACAAAATGATTTCCTGCAGGCTACCAATGCCACCTATAACAGCCTGCGCGGTTATCCCGACAGGCAATTGAACTTATCCGAAACAAGATCGGATAACTTGTATGCTGTGTCCGATGGTGGTGTGCGTGATTGGGAAGGGATCAACAGCTTTCACAAGACCATTGCTGCCAATCCCTATGTTACAGAAGCATGGAATGTAAACTTCAATGGCATCTTCCGGGCCAATATCCTGTTGGATCAGCTGAAGAAAAATGGTACGGTGATCCCCGATGCCAGTCTGCGTACGCGGCTTGAAGCAGAAGCGAAATTCCTGCGGGCCTTCTTTTATTTTGATCTCGTAAGGTGGTTTGGAAAGGTACCTGTTATCGATCACCCGGTCTCGCCGGAAGAAGCCTTGCAAATTCCCAGGGCCGCAGTGGGAGATGTGTACAACCTCATCATGGCCGATCTGCAGTTTGCAGGTACCAATTTGCCGGAAGTTTATCCTGCTGCCGATAAAGGAAGGGCTACCCGTTATGCCGCCAAAACATTGTTGGCGCTGGTGTATATGACGCGCTCCGGTATTTCCTATGGTATTGAAGGGCCGGGCCTCGGTGTGAATGAATGGGACAAAGCGGCCCAATTGCTGGAGGAAGTGATCAGTAGCAATAAATACAGTTTCCTGCCGAAGTACACGGACATATTTTCCTTTACCAATGAAAACAATGCAGAAGTGGTTTTTGATGTGCAGTACATCACGGGGGCCAATCCTGTATTGGGTTCTACCTTTGCCTGGGTGCTGGTGCCCGATACCTGGTTTCAGTCGCAGGGTAAGGCCACCCAGGGAGGGTTGACCATACGGCCTGTTTCCAATGATCTGCTCAATTCGTATGAGGTGGGTGATACCCGCAAAGCGTTTTCTATACAATCAGGGTATACCTATAATGGCGTAACGGAAACACGTTCTTTCTTTAAGAAGTATGTTGATCTTACCAAAGTGCCTTCCAACCGTGTAGACTGGCCCATCAATTTTATTGTGTATCGCTTTACAGATGTCCTGTTCATGAAAGCAGAATGTATATTGCATGGAGCGCCGGGTACGCAGAGTTTTGTAGACAGCGTAGTAAACCAGGTGAGGGGAAGGGCTTCCCTGTCTGCCACGGCCACCAATGTGACCCTGGCACAGTTGATGGGTGAAAGAAGAAGGGAGTTTGCTGCTGAAGGTTCCCGCTGGCACGATCTGGTAAGAAGCGGCCTGATAGAAACCATTATCCCTGCCTGGATCAGCGCCGAAGATGTGCAGCATACCATGCAGCCTTTCCAGAAAGATTATATCATCTATCCGGTTCCTCAATCAGAACTGGATACAAAACCAGGTTTGTACCTGCAGAATAAGGGATATTAG
- a CDS encoding nuclear transport factor 2 family protein — MRIKLMGLLLIANLTYVAVVAQSKDEAAVGAAVETLRKAMVDGDRTALEKIAAAELTYGHSSGKLEDKAAFVEAIASGKSDFVTIDLTEQTITVSGDVAIVRHKLAATTNDGGKPGTVNLAILTVWKKQGKEWKLLARQAVKIV, encoded by the coding sequence ATGCGTATCAAATTAATGGGCCTGTTATTGATCGCCAACCTTACCTATGTTGCAGTCGTGGCACAATCCAAAGACGAAGCCGCAGTAGGGGCCGCTGTGGAAACACTCCGCAAAGCCATGGTGGATGGTGATAGGACAGCACTGGAGAAAATAGCCGCTGCCGAACTGACCTATGGCCATTCCAGCGGCAAGCTGGAAGACAAAGCTGCTTTCGTAGAAGCGATTGCCAGTGGCAAATCTGATTTTGTGACCATTGATCTCACAGAGCAAACCATCACCGTATCGGGCGATGTGGCCATTGTGCGCCATAAGTTAGCTGCTACCACCAATGATGGCGGTAAGCCCGGTACAGTAAACCTGGCCATCCTTACCGTATGGAAGAAACAAGGCAAAGAGTGGAAACTATTAGCCCGTCAGGCAGTGAAGATTGTCTAA
- a CDS encoding glycoside hydrolase family 2 protein, whose product MNFHRTISAMLLMALFATASGQEKEIRYLSGTDKDNTISWDFYCTGGRKSGTWTSIQVPSCWEQQGFGAYNYGRDYKTYGRNFRFADEKGMYRHSFTIPANWKKKEVFIVFEGAMTDAEVKINGQLAGPVHQGAFYRFKYNITDKLLPGKPNKLEVTVSKMSADESVNNAERLADYWVFGGIFRPVYLEAVPKEHIEHTAIDAKADGSFAIRVALQNISGPRQLTAVIVDAAGKQVASMSQGVKANDSIVLLTTKVNNPQLWTAETPNLYSVALTLRQGPDPIARTHERFGFRTIEIRKGDGIYINGVQVKMKGINRHVFWPETGRTVSPTIDLADVQLMKEMNMNAVRCSHYPPDQRFLELCDSLGLYVLDELAGWQKAYSTKAGAPLVKEMVTRDANHPSIIFWSNGNEGGHNKELDDDYGMYDLSNRPVIHAHHRPGNTFNGIDCNHYEDYYSSKNILNGPDIYMPTEFLHCQDDGGGGAALNDFWELHWGAKKSGGGFLWALVDEGIARTDFNGRIDVNGVNAPDGVVGPHREKEGSFYAIREIFSPVKIQVAALPAAFNGSLPVENRYHFTNLSQCRFSWQLVNYTKPFSGQSGVTVLQKGVASSPAVAATQSGTLLLNLPADWKNHDALMVIVVDPSGKEVYRRTWNIKSNEQLLNSVITTNTDSVWVAETDSTLALRSAGITLSFSKKNGQLTGVTNASSNALMFRNGPVLVSGQAEFSTIKQFADGSNRVVEVSYTGDLKYARWTMHPGGWVSLDYEYSLQGSYALAGISFSYPENFVLGARWLGKGPYRVWKNRLQGVGNNVWENMYNNTQTGSYPWNYPEFKGYYADITWMEMNTVEGKFLMASQDTGLYVRLFNFYGLSGVTPHPALPVGDISFLDAIPPIGTKLALNISTNTSNLGPAGEFTKFNGPVKRTLWFYFGLPKPEDQRKQFTMPSVNDLF is encoded by the coding sequence ATGAATTTTCATCGTACGATAAGCGCAATGCTATTGATGGCCTTGTTTGCTACAGCGAGCGGCCAGGAAAAAGAGATCAGATACCTCTCCGGCACTGATAAAGACAATACCATCAGCTGGGATTTTTATTGTACCGGTGGGCGTAAGAGCGGCACCTGGACCAGTATACAAGTGCCTTCCTGTTGGGAGCAACAGGGTTTTGGCGCTTACAATTATGGACGCGACTACAAGACCTACGGACGTAATTTCCGCTTTGCTGATGAGAAAGGCATGTACAGGCATTCCTTCACCATTCCTGCCAATTGGAAGAAGAAAGAAGTGTTCATCGTATTTGAAGGCGCCATGACCGATGCCGAAGTAAAGATCAACGGTCAGCTGGCAGGTCCGGTACACCAGGGTGCTTTCTATCGTTTCAAATACAATATCACCGATAAGCTATTACCAGGCAAGCCCAACAAACTGGAAGTGACCGTCAGTAAAATGTCGGCCGATGAATCCGTCAACAATGCAGAGCGCCTGGCAGACTATTGGGTATTCGGCGGCATCTTCCGCCCCGTGTACCTGGAGGCTGTTCCTAAAGAGCATATTGAGCATACCGCCATTGATGCCAAAGCCGATGGCAGTTTCGCGATCAGGGTGGCCCTTCAAAATATCAGTGGCCCCCGGCAACTCACTGCCGTTATCGTAGATGCTGCCGGCAAGCAGGTCGCTTCCATGTCTCAGGGAGTGAAGGCCAATGATTCCATCGTACTACTCACCACAAAAGTTAACAATCCTCAACTGTGGACGGCTGAAACACCTAATCTGTATTCCGTAGCATTAACACTGCGGCAAGGGCCCGATCCTATTGCCCGTACGCATGAGCGCTTTGGGTTTCGCACCATTGAAATACGCAAGGGAGATGGCATCTACATCAATGGTGTGCAGGTAAAGATGAAAGGCATCAACCGTCATGTATTCTGGCCTGAAACAGGGCGTACCGTCAGTCCGACTATTGACCTGGCCGATGTACAGCTCATGAAAGAGATGAACATGAATGCCGTACGTTGTTCGCACTATCCACCCGATCAACGTTTCCTGGAGTTGTGTGATTCCCTGGGCCTGTATGTACTGGATGAACTGGCTGGCTGGCAAAAGGCTTACAGCACTAAAGCAGGTGCTCCCCTGGTAAAAGAAATGGTAACCCGCGATGCCAACCATCCTTCCATTATTTTCTGGAGCAATGGCAATGAAGGCGGTCATAACAAAGAACTGGATGATGATTATGGCATGTATGATCTCTCCAACCGTCCCGTGATCCATGCCCATCACCGTCCCGGTAATACTTTTAACGGCATTGACTGCAACCACTATGAAGATTATTACAGCAGCAAGAATATCCTCAACGGACCAGATATTTACATGCCTACCGAATTCCTGCATTGCCAGGATGATGGGGGAGGTGGTGCTGCCCTCAATGATTTTTGGGAACTGCATTGGGGTGCTAAGAAGTCGGGCGGCGGATTTCTCTGGGCCCTGGTGGATGAAGGCATTGCACGTACCGATTTCAACGGACGCATTGACGTGAATGGGGTGAATGCGCCCGATGGGGTGGTAGGACCGCACCGGGAGAAGGAAGGCAGTTTTTATGCTATCCGGGAAATCTTCTCTCCGGTCAAGATACAGGTAGCAGCTTTACCTGCCGCTTTCAATGGCAGCCTGCCTGTAGAGAACCGTTATCACTTTACCAACCTGAGCCAATGCCGCTTTAGCTGGCAACTGGTGAATTATACCAAACCTTTCAGCGGACAATCGGGTGTTACCGTCTTACAGAAAGGAGTGGCCAGTAGCCCTGCGGTGGCTGCTACTCAATCCGGCACCCTGTTGTTGAACCTGCCTGCCGATTGGAAAAACCACGATGCCTTAATGGTGATCGTTGTTGATCCTTCCGGCAAAGAAGTGTACCGCCGCACCTGGAATATCAAAAGCAATGAGCAGTTGTTGAACAGCGTGATCACCACCAATACTGATTCTGTATGGGTGGCAGAAACAGATTCTACCCTGGCACTCCGGTCGGCGGGTATCACCCTTTCCTTTAGTAAAAAGAATGGACAACTCACCGGCGTTACCAATGCCAGCAGCAATGCATTGATGTTTCGCAATGGCCCCGTATTGGTAAGCGGCCAGGCTGAATTCAGTACTATCAAACAATTTGCCGATGGCAGTAACCGGGTGGTAGAAGTTTCCTATACCGGTGATTTGAAATATGCCCGTTGGACCATGCATCCCGGTGGATGGGTAAGCCTTGACTATGAATACAGCCTGCAGGGCAGCTATGCCCTGGCAGGTATCAGTTTCAGTTACCCCGAGAACTTTGTATTGGGCGCCAGGTGGCTGGGCAAGGGACCTTACCGCGTTTGGAAGAATCGCCTGCAGGGCGTGGGCAACAATGTATGGGAGAACATGTACAACAATACCCAGACCGGCAGCTATCCATGGAACTATCCGGAATTCAAAGGTTATTATGCCGATATTACCTGGATGGAAATGAATACCGTGGAAGGTAAATTCCTGATGGCCAGTCAGGACACCGGATTGTACGTAAGGCTCTTTAACTTTTATGGATTGTCGGGCGTTACACCACATCCGGCCCTGCCGGTGGGTGATATTTCTTTTCTCGATGCCATTCCGCCCATTGGCACCAAGCTGGCTTTGAACATCAGTACCAATACCAGCAACCTGGGACCGGCTGGTGAGTTCACCAAATTCAATGGCCCGGTAAAACGTACCCTTTGGTTTTATTTCGGATTACCAAAGCCAGAAGACCAGCGCAAACAATTTACTATGCCGTCTGTGAATGATTTGTTTTAA
- a CDS encoding glycosyl hydrolase, with protein sequence MKKLFFIACLLFAIIEAYPQAKWPVITQTAKPWTRWWWEGSAVNKTDLQWSMQQYQQAGLGGLEITPIYGVRGAEQQFIPFLSTQWVSMLEYTLQQAKSFNLGIDLATGTGWPFGGPWVTPTDACKNVNLKTWTLKEGEQLTEKITFTQQPMVRTVSGKPVDIKTLSYPVATNKNLQEYAFDQVRYEKQLPLSLLMAYDEKGNSQDITAKVGTDGTLNWIAPSGNWTLYALFQGWHGKMVERAAPGGEGDVIDHFSLPALQHYLQYFDKAFAGKNLKGIRSFFNDSYEVDDARGQANWTPDMLQVFQQRRGYDLRKELPALYGKDTKEKNTRVLSDYRQTISELLLEKFTTPWHSWAKAKGSLVRNQSHGSPANILDLYGAIDIPETEGTDILRFKFATSTTHVLGKPLASAEAATWLNEHFQSSLGDVKVALDKYFIGGVNHIFYHGTNYTPKNDPWPGWLFYAAVHFHPNNPFWKDFPTLNQYVARCQSFLQAGKPDNDVLMYFPIYDRFAEPGRDLLHHFDGMEGFDNTDFKSSASWMLEHGYAFDLFSDKQLQLVSNKGAGLLSGGNAYQTILLAETKYLPLETLQKLVTLAQNGATILVHKSLPGDVPGYSDLVNRQAAFKQLLARLSFSTANDVQQALVGKGRFVMADDMQQLLSAAKVPQETMAVQGLQCIRRAIPAGKYYFITNTGNQRVDAWVNLATTAEHITVFDPMTGKAGKTMVRKEGGQTAVYLQLNQGESCVLQSTPTADASSPYNYYAVAGNPVKIGGTWKISFLSGGPALPAATTTTQLTSWTTWAGDGLKEFSGTASYTTSFAKPAGKVQDFLLDLGNVQETAEVFLNGKRVTTLIGPVFQVVLPAGSLKDNNQLEIKVTNGMANRIADMDKKGVHWKKFYNTNFPSRLPANRGADGLFTAVNWTPKPAGLTSEVTITPIVYMDKVRIKQPDPSRVIQ encoded by the coding sequence ATGAAAAAGTTGTTTTTCATTGCTTGCTTACTTTTTGCAATTATAGAGGCTTACCCACAGGCTAAATGGCCCGTTATCACCCAAACTGCCAAACCCTGGACACGCTGGTGGTGGGAAGGCAGCGCCGTCAATAAAACAGACCTGCAATGGTCCATGCAGCAATACCAGCAGGCGGGCCTTGGCGGACTGGAAATAACGCCTATTTATGGAGTGCGGGGAGCCGAACAACAGTTCATTCCTTTCCTCTCTACCCAATGGGTGAGTATGCTGGAATACACCTTACAGCAAGCCAAAAGCTTTAACCTGGGTATTGACCTGGCCACGGGTACTGGCTGGCCCTTTGGTGGTCCCTGGGTTACGCCCACCGATGCCTGCAAAAATGTAAACCTGAAGACCTGGACACTGAAGGAAGGTGAGCAACTCACGGAGAAGATCACTTTTACCCAGCAACCCATGGTACGCACAGTGAGTGGTAAACCTGTAGATATAAAAACATTGTCTTATCCCGTTGCCACCAATAAGAACCTGCAGGAATACGCTTTTGACCAGGTGCGTTATGAAAAGCAATTGCCCCTCAGCTTACTGATGGCTTATGATGAGAAAGGAAACAGTCAGGACATTACTGCTAAAGTAGGCACCGATGGAACACTTAATTGGATAGCCCCCTCGGGCAACTGGACATTGTATGCCCTGTTCCAGGGCTGGCATGGTAAAATGGTAGAGCGGGCAGCACCCGGTGGAGAGGGTGATGTGATAGACCACTTTTCCTTACCTGCTCTGCAGCATTACCTGCAATATTTTGATAAAGCCTTTGCCGGTAAGAACCTCAAAGGCATCCGCTCTTTCTTCAACGACTCGTACGAGGTAGATGATGCACGTGGGCAAGCCAACTGGACACCCGATATGCTGCAGGTATTTCAACAAAGGCGTGGCTATGACCTGCGCAAGGAATTACCAGCCTTGTATGGCAAGGATACCAAAGAGAAGAATACCCGTGTATTGAGCGATTACCGGCAAACCATTTCCGAATTGCTGCTGGAAAAATTCACTACCCCCTGGCATAGCTGGGCAAAAGCAAAAGGCTCGCTGGTCCGCAACCAATCGCATGGATCACCTGCCAATATCCTCGACCTGTATGGGGCTATCGATATTCCAGAAACAGAGGGTACCGATATCTTACGTTTTAAGTTTGCTACTTCCACCACCCATGTGTTGGGCAAACCGCTGGCATCAGCAGAAGCAGCCACCTGGCTCAATGAGCATTTTCAATCCAGCCTGGGTGATGTGAAAGTGGCGCTGGATAAATATTTCATTGGGGGTGTGAACCATATCTTCTATCATGGTACCAATTATACACCCAAGAACGATCCCTGGCCAGGCTGGTTGTTTTATGCCGCTGTACATTTTCATCCCAACAATCCTTTCTGGAAAGATTTCCCTACCCTCAATCAATATGTGGCCCGCTGTCAGTCATTCCTGCAAGCCGGTAAACCCGACAATGATGTGTTAATGTATTTCCCCATCTATGACCGCTTTGCAGAGCCGGGGCGCGACCTGCTGCATCATTTTGATGGAATGGAAGGGTTTGACAATACTGATTTTAAGAGCAGCGCCAGCTGGATGCTGGAACATGGTTATGCATTCGACCTGTTTTCTGATAAGCAATTGCAATTAGTAAGCAATAAGGGTGCGGGGTTGTTATCAGGCGGCAATGCCTATCAGACCATCCTGTTGGCAGAAACAAAGTACCTGCCACTGGAAACCCTGCAAAAACTGGTTACGCTGGCGCAAAATGGCGCCACCATCCTGGTGCATAAGTCTTTGCCCGGTGATGTACCGGGTTATTCCGACCTGGTCAATCGCCAGGCTGCGTTTAAGCAATTGTTGGCCCGGTTATCATTCAGCACTGCTAATGACGTGCAACAGGCACTTGTGGGGAAAGGCCGTTTTGTGATGGCCGATGACATGCAGCAATTATTGTCTGCCGCCAAAGTGCCGCAGGAAACCATGGCCGTACAAGGATTACAATGTATACGCCGGGCCATACCGGCCGGCAAATATTATTTCATTACCAATACCGGTAATCAACGGGTGGATGCCTGGGTAAACCTCGCTACTACTGCAGAGCATATCACGGTATTCGATCCAATGACGGGGAAGGCCGGGAAAACAATGGTGAGGAAGGAAGGCGGGCAAACAGCCGTGTATCTGCAGCTCAACCAGGGCGAAAGTTGTGTGCTGCAAAGTACACCCACAGCAGATGCCAGCAGTCCCTATAATTATTATGCGGTTGCCGGCAATCCAGTGAAGATCGGGGGCACCTGGAAGATATCCTTTCTGAGCGGTGGCCCTGCGCTGCCTGCTGCCACCACTACTACACAACTGACTTCCTGGACCACCTGGGCAGGAGACGGTCTGAAGGAGTTCTCCGGCACAGCTTCTTATACTACCAGCTTTGCAAAGCCGGCAGGCAAGGTGCAGGATTTCCTGCTCGACCTGGGCAATGTGCAGGAGACAGCAGAGGTATTCCTGAATGGGAAACGCGTGACTACCCTTATCGGCCCGGTATTCCAGGTAGTGCTTCCGGCAGGATCATTGAAAGACAATAACCAGCTGGAAATAAAAGTGACCAATGGCATGGCTAACCGCATTGCAGATATGGATAAGAAGGGAGTACACTGGAAGAAATTTTACAATACCAATTTCCCGTCGAGGCTGCCAGCTAATCGTGGGGCCGATGGACTGTTCACAGCGGTTAACTGGACACCCAAACCTGCCGGGTTGACAAGTGAGGTTACTATTACGCCAATAGTATATATGGATAAAGTACGAATTAAGCAGCCCGACCCATCGCGGGTAATACAATAA